The following coding sequences are from one Nicotiana tomentosiformis chromosome 3, ASM39032v3, whole genome shotgun sequence window:
- the LOC138908359 gene encoding uncharacterized protein, translating into MCPLLWEILSWWIGFTSPAFYGYETRADLLLLDMTDFDVILGMDWLSLYHAILDCHAKTITLAMPELPRLEWKGLSVSASSRVISFMKDRHMVEKGCLAYITYVRDTTAETPAINSVHVVREFTDIFPSDLPGMPPDHDIDFCINLAPGSQPISIPLYCMALK; encoded by the coding sequence atgtgtccactcctgtgggaaATTCTGTCATGGTGGATAGGATTTACAAGTCCTGCCTTTTATGGTTACGAGACAAGAGCGGATCtgttgttgcttgatatgaccgactttgacgtcatcttgggcatggattggctatctttatatcatgccatccttgattgccatgccaagactattaccttggcgatgccagagttgcctaggcTAGAATGGAAGGGTttgtctgtcagtgcatctagtagagttatttcttttatgaaggatcgacacatggtcgagaagggttgtttggcttatattacctatgttcgggacactactgcagagactccagcgATTAATTCAGTGCACGTGGTCCGGGAGTTCACTGATAtttttccttctgatcttccaggcatgccaccagatcatgatattgatttctgtattaatttggctccaggctcccagcctatatctatcccactgtactGCATGGCTCTGAaatag